In one window of Syngnathus typhle isolate RoL2023-S1 ecotype Sweden linkage group LG7, RoL_Styp_1.0, whole genome shotgun sequence DNA:
- the LOC133156510 gene encoding TBC1 domain family member 15-like isoform X5 has product MAAESSAKVLFEQEGVFMHPCCDEEDKEEDFLVCGSLRIVEKDADVMLEFTPLEDSVDPSHILCAAKDSSSVMEWAQCGSRCPGEPGRRPVENQPSYEAEWDLINATSFKKKSCAAGEGSATGGHERGGRFFSVSLGQLAAVTLQEDPCGDVPSLLFTLKGYSSLPPLHFHQGGSRELLDSLRRVVALSECAEDESRLLISSPDKVLSQSFENLLEDNNFGLVQKFRKDPYVTTLGRFSKVTNYIFDAFRGTEEQHQRPPEEVAHLLGEIIPGLEINQQEEPGFEVVTRVDLGTRPQVSRSAPVSADAWNGHQDQDGRLMQVARLQESIFRGGLCHGVRKEAWKFLLGYFPWNSTLDERKSLQRSKTIGWPPVQAVPATRAGSDSGRLPRRCLETHVTAYAARCRRDEYFRMKLQWKSVSEEQERRNCRLRDYRSLIEKDVNRTDRSNRFFEGLDTPGLVLLHDVLMTYCMYDFDLGYVQGMSDLLSPIVFVMENEVDAFWCFVSFMEHMHQNFEEQMQGMKTQLIQLSTLLRLLDPSFCNYLESQDSGYLYFCFRWLLIRFKREFSFHDVLRLWEVMWTGLPCHNFHLLLCCAILDSEKSKIMEEKFGFNEILKHVNELSMKLDVEDILQKAESIWLQINQCQGLPQAVLNILASDSEARGCRGSNQRAASSAAPMAGALHRDKRACATSSGHLRAMNSQNLSKVAFMS; this is encoded by the exons ATGGCGGCCGAGTCTTCTGCTAAG GTTCTATTTGAGCAAGAAGGAGTTTTTATGCATCCCTGTTGTGATGAAGAAGACAAGGAAGAAGATTTTCTTGTTTGTGGTTCACTTCGAATAGTTGAGAAG GATGCGGACGTCATGTTGGAGTTCACGCCTCTTGAGGATTCCGTGGACCCGTCGCACATTTTATGCGCTGCCAAG GACTCCAGCTCGGTCATGGAGTGGGCCCAATGCGGCAGCCGGTGTCCGGGCGAGCCGGGTCGGCGGCCTGTGGAGAACCAGCCGAGCTATGAGGCCGAGTGGGACCTGATTAACGCCACGTCTTTCAAGAAGAAGTCCTGCGCTGCAGGCGAGG GTTCCGCGACGGGCGGTCACGAGCGCGGCGGACGCTTCTTCTCGGTCAGCCTCGGTCAGCTCGCAGCCGTCACGCTCCAGGAGGACCCGTGCGGCGATGTGCCCTCGCTGCTCTTCACACTGAAGGGATATTCATCGCTGCCACCTTTACACTTCCACCAGGGCGGCAGCAGAGAGCTGCTGGACAGCCTGAGGAGAGTCGTCGCGCTCAGCGA GTGCGCGGAGGACGAGTCTCGTCTGCTGATCAGCTCTCCCGACAAAGTTCTGAGTCAGTCCTTTGAGAATCTGCTGGAGGATAACAACTTCGGCCTGGTCCAG AAGTTTCGCAAGGACCCCTACGTGACCACCCTGGGCCGCTTCTCCAAAGTCACCAACTACATTTTCGATGCCTTCCGTGGCACGGAGGAGCAGCACCAGCGCCCCCCGGAGGAGGTGGCCCATCTACTGGGGGAGATCATCCCGGGCCTGGAGATCAACCAGCAGGAGGAGCCTGGCTTTGAGGTGGTCACCAGG GTGGACCTGGGGACGCGACCGCAGGTGTCACGGAGCGCTCCCGTGTCTGCCGACGCGTGGAATGGACATCAGGACCAGGACGGTCGCTTGATGCAAGTGGCCCGGCTCCAAGAGTCCATCTTCAGAGGG GGTCTGTGCCACGGGGTGAGGAAAGAAGCCTGGAAGTTTCTTTTAGGCTATTTTCCCTGGAACAGCACTCTGGATGAGAGGAAAAGTCTGCAGAGAAGCAAAAC GATTGGTTGGCCGCCGGTCCAGGCCGTGCCCGCGACTCGGGCCGGAAGTGACTCCGGCCGGCTCCCTCGCCGCTGTCTGGAAACGCACGTGACCGCGTATGCCGCTCGCTGCCGCAGGGATGAATATTTCCGCATGAAGCTGCAGTGGAAGTCGGTGAGCGAAGAGCAGGAGAGAAGAAATTGCCGGCTTCGAGACTACAGGAGTCTGATCG AGAAAGATGTCAACCGCACGGACAGAAGCAACCGGTTCTTCGAGGGGCTGGACACGCCGGGTCTGGTCCTCCTGCACGACGTGCTCATGACGTACTGCATGTACGACTTTGACCTGG GTTATGTGCAGGGCATGAGCGACCTTCTGTCACCCATTGTCTTTGTCATGGAGAACGAGGTGGACGCCTTCTGGTGCTTCGTCTCCTTCATGGAGCACATG CACCAGAACTTTGAGGAGCAAATGCAGGGAATGAAGACTCAGCTGATCCAGCTCAGTACGCTGCTCAGGCTGCTGGATCCGTCCTTCTGCAACTATCTGG AATCTCAGGATTCCGGTTATCTTTATTTCTGCTTCCGCTGGCTGCTCATCCGCTTCAAGAGGGAATTCTCCTTCCACGACGTCCTCAGGCTGTGGGAG GTCATGTGGACGGGGCTGCCTTGTCACAACTTCCATCTCTTGCTCTGCTGTGCCATTCTGGACTCAGAGAAGAGCAAAATCATGGAGGAAAAGTTTGGCTTCAACGAAATCCTCAAA CATGTGAACGAGCTTTCCATGAAGCTGGACGTGGAAGATATCCTTCAGAAGGCTGAAAGCATCTGGTTGCAGATCAACCAGTGTCAG GGCCTGCCTCAGGCCGTGCTCAACATCCTGGCGTCGGACTCTGAAGCTCGCGGTTGCCGCGGCTCCAACCAGCGCGCGGCGTCCTCGGCCGCGCCCATGGCGGGAGCCTTGCATCGAGACAAACGTGCCTGCGCCACCTCCAGCGGACACTTGCGAGCCATGAACTCTCAGAATCTCAGCAAAGTGGCCTTCATGTCCTAG
- the LOC133156510 gene encoding TBC1 domain family member 15-like isoform X8, which translates to MAAESSAKVLFEQEGVFMHPCCDEEDKEEDFLVCGSLRIVEKDADVMLEFTPLEDSVDPSHILCAAKDSSSVMEWAQCGSRCPGEPGRRPVENQPSYEAEWDLINATSFKKKSCAAGEGSATGGHERGGRFFSVSLGQLAAVTLQEDPCGDVPSLLFTLKGYSSLPPLHFHQGGSRELLDSLRRVVALSECAEDESRLLISSPDKVLSQSFENLLEDNNFGLVQKFRKDPYVTTLGRFSKVTNYIFDAFRGTEEQHQRPPEEVAHLLGEIIPGLEINQQEEPGFEVVTRVDLGTRPQVSRSAPVSADAWNGHQDQDGRLMQVARLQESIFRGGLCHGVRKEAWKFLLGYFPWNSTLDERKSLQRSKTDEYFRMKLQWKSVSEEQERRNCRLRDYRSLIEKDVNRTDRSNRFFEGLDTPGLVLLHDVLMTYCMYDFDLGYVQGMSDLLSPIVFVMENEVDAFWCFVSFMEHMHQNFEEQMQGMKTQLIQLSTLLRLLDPSFCNYLESQDSGYLYFCFRWLLIRFKREFSFHDVLRLWEVMWTGLPCHNFHLLLCCAILDSEKSKIMEEKFGFNEILKHVNELSMKLDVEDILQKAESIWLQINQCQGLPQAVLNILASDSEARGCRGSNQRAASSAAPMAGALHRDKRACATSSGHLRAMNSQNLSKVAFMS; encoded by the exons ATGGCGGCCGAGTCTTCTGCTAAG GTTCTATTTGAGCAAGAAGGAGTTTTTATGCATCCCTGTTGTGATGAAGAAGACAAGGAAGAAGATTTTCTTGTTTGTGGTTCACTTCGAATAGTTGAGAAG GATGCGGACGTCATGTTGGAGTTCACGCCTCTTGAGGATTCCGTGGACCCGTCGCACATTTTATGCGCTGCCAAG GACTCCAGCTCGGTCATGGAGTGGGCCCAATGCGGCAGCCGGTGTCCGGGCGAGCCGGGTCGGCGGCCTGTGGAGAACCAGCCGAGCTATGAGGCCGAGTGGGACCTGATTAACGCCACGTCTTTCAAGAAGAAGTCCTGCGCTGCAGGCGAGG GTTCCGCGACGGGCGGTCACGAGCGCGGCGGACGCTTCTTCTCGGTCAGCCTCGGTCAGCTCGCAGCCGTCACGCTCCAGGAGGACCCGTGCGGCGATGTGCCCTCGCTGCTCTTCACACTGAAGGGATATTCATCGCTGCCACCTTTACACTTCCACCAGGGCGGCAGCAGAGAGCTGCTGGACAGCCTGAGGAGAGTCGTCGCGCTCAGCGA GTGCGCGGAGGACGAGTCTCGTCTGCTGATCAGCTCTCCCGACAAAGTTCTGAGTCAGTCCTTTGAGAATCTGCTGGAGGATAACAACTTCGGCCTGGTCCAG AAGTTTCGCAAGGACCCCTACGTGACCACCCTGGGCCGCTTCTCCAAAGTCACCAACTACATTTTCGATGCCTTCCGTGGCACGGAGGAGCAGCACCAGCGCCCCCCGGAGGAGGTGGCCCATCTACTGGGGGAGATCATCCCGGGCCTGGAGATCAACCAGCAGGAGGAGCCTGGCTTTGAGGTGGTCACCAGG GTGGACCTGGGGACGCGACCGCAGGTGTCACGGAGCGCTCCCGTGTCTGCCGACGCGTGGAATGGACATCAGGACCAGGACGGTCGCTTGATGCAAGTGGCCCGGCTCCAAGAGTCCATCTTCAGAGGG GGTCTGTGCCACGGGGTGAGGAAAGAAGCCTGGAAGTTTCTTTTAGGCTATTTTCCCTGGAACAGCACTCTGGATGAGAGGAAAAGTCTGCAGAGAAGCAAAAC GGATGAATATTTCCGCATGAAGCTGCAGTGGAAGTCGGTGAGCGAAGAGCAGGAGAGAAGAAATTGCCGGCTTCGAGACTACAGGAGTCTGATCG AGAAAGATGTCAACCGCACGGACAGAAGCAACCGGTTCTTCGAGGGGCTGGACACGCCGGGTCTGGTCCTCCTGCACGACGTGCTCATGACGTACTGCATGTACGACTTTGACCTGG GTTATGTGCAGGGCATGAGCGACCTTCTGTCACCCATTGTCTTTGTCATGGAGAACGAGGTGGACGCCTTCTGGTGCTTCGTCTCCTTCATGGAGCACATG CACCAGAACTTTGAGGAGCAAATGCAGGGAATGAAGACTCAGCTGATCCAGCTCAGTACGCTGCTCAGGCTGCTGGATCCGTCCTTCTGCAACTATCTGG AATCTCAGGATTCCGGTTATCTTTATTTCTGCTTCCGCTGGCTGCTCATCCGCTTCAAGAGGGAATTCTCCTTCCACGACGTCCTCAGGCTGTGGGAG GTCATGTGGACGGGGCTGCCTTGTCACAACTTCCATCTCTTGCTCTGCTGTGCCATTCTGGACTCAGAGAAGAGCAAAATCATGGAGGAAAAGTTTGGCTTCAACGAAATCCTCAAA CATGTGAACGAGCTTTCCATGAAGCTGGACGTGGAAGATATCCTTCAGAAGGCTGAAAGCATCTGGTTGCAGATCAACCAGTGTCAG GGCCTGCCTCAGGCCGTGCTCAACATCCTGGCGTCGGACTCTGAAGCTCGCGGTTGCCGCGGCTCCAACCAGCGCGCGGCGTCCTCGGCCGCGCCCATGGCGGGAGCCTTGCATCGAGACAAACGTGCCTGCGCCACCTCCAGCGGACACTTGCGAGCCATGAACTCTCAGAATCTCAGCAAAGTGGCCTTCATGTCCTAG
- the LOC133156510 gene encoding TBC1 domain family member 15-like isoform X7 produces the protein MAAESSAKVLFEQEGVFMHPCCDEEDKEEDFLVCGSLRIVEKDADVMLEFTPLEDSVDPSHILCAAKDSSSVMEWAQCGSRCPGEPGRRPVENQPSYEAEWDLINATSFKKKSCAAGEGSATGGHERGGRFFSVSLGQLAAVTLQEDPCGDVPSLLFTLKGYSSLPPLHFHQGGSRELLDSLRRVVALSECAEDESRLLISSPDKVLSQSFENLLEDNNFGLVQKFRKDPYVTTLGRFSKVTNYIFDAFRGTEEQHQRPPEEVAHLLGEIIPGLEINQQEEPGFEVVTRVDLGTRPQVSRSAPVSADAWNGHQDQDGRLMQVARLQESIFRGGLCHGVRKEAWKFLLGYFPWNSTLDERKSLQRSKTDEYFRMKLQWKSVSEEQERRNCRLRDYRSLIEKDVNRTDRSNRFFEGLDTPGLVLLHDVLMTYCMYDFDLGYVQGMSDLLSPIVFVMENEVDAFWCFVSFMEHMNFEEQMQGMKTQLIQLSTLLRLLDPSFCNYLESQDSGYLYFCFRWLLIRFKREFSFHDVLRLWEVMWTGLPCHNFHLLLCCAILDSEKSKIMEEKFGFNEILKHVNELSMKLDVEDILQKAESIWLQINQCQCVCVWPPVRPQGLPQAVLNILASDSEARGCRGSNQRAASSAAPMAGALHRDKRACATSSGHLRAMNSQNLSKVAFMS, from the exons ATGGCGGCCGAGTCTTCTGCTAAG GTTCTATTTGAGCAAGAAGGAGTTTTTATGCATCCCTGTTGTGATGAAGAAGACAAGGAAGAAGATTTTCTTGTTTGTGGTTCACTTCGAATAGTTGAGAAG GATGCGGACGTCATGTTGGAGTTCACGCCTCTTGAGGATTCCGTGGACCCGTCGCACATTTTATGCGCTGCCAAG GACTCCAGCTCGGTCATGGAGTGGGCCCAATGCGGCAGCCGGTGTCCGGGCGAGCCGGGTCGGCGGCCTGTGGAGAACCAGCCGAGCTATGAGGCCGAGTGGGACCTGATTAACGCCACGTCTTTCAAGAAGAAGTCCTGCGCTGCAGGCGAGG GTTCCGCGACGGGCGGTCACGAGCGCGGCGGACGCTTCTTCTCGGTCAGCCTCGGTCAGCTCGCAGCCGTCACGCTCCAGGAGGACCCGTGCGGCGATGTGCCCTCGCTGCTCTTCACACTGAAGGGATATTCATCGCTGCCACCTTTACACTTCCACCAGGGCGGCAGCAGAGAGCTGCTGGACAGCCTGAGGAGAGTCGTCGCGCTCAGCGA GTGCGCGGAGGACGAGTCTCGTCTGCTGATCAGCTCTCCCGACAAAGTTCTGAGTCAGTCCTTTGAGAATCTGCTGGAGGATAACAACTTCGGCCTGGTCCAG AAGTTTCGCAAGGACCCCTACGTGACCACCCTGGGCCGCTTCTCCAAAGTCACCAACTACATTTTCGATGCCTTCCGTGGCACGGAGGAGCAGCACCAGCGCCCCCCGGAGGAGGTGGCCCATCTACTGGGGGAGATCATCCCGGGCCTGGAGATCAACCAGCAGGAGGAGCCTGGCTTTGAGGTGGTCACCAGG GTGGACCTGGGGACGCGACCGCAGGTGTCACGGAGCGCTCCCGTGTCTGCCGACGCGTGGAATGGACATCAGGACCAGGACGGTCGCTTGATGCAAGTGGCCCGGCTCCAAGAGTCCATCTTCAGAGGG GGTCTGTGCCACGGGGTGAGGAAAGAAGCCTGGAAGTTTCTTTTAGGCTATTTTCCCTGGAACAGCACTCTGGATGAGAGGAAAAGTCTGCAGAGAAGCAAAAC GGATGAATATTTCCGCATGAAGCTGCAGTGGAAGTCGGTGAGCGAAGAGCAGGAGAGAAGAAATTGCCGGCTTCGAGACTACAGGAGTCTGATCG AGAAAGATGTCAACCGCACGGACAGAAGCAACCGGTTCTTCGAGGGGCTGGACACGCCGGGTCTGGTCCTCCTGCACGACGTGCTCATGACGTACTGCATGTACGACTTTGACCTGG GTTATGTGCAGGGCATGAGCGACCTTCTGTCACCCATTGTCTTTGTCATGGAGAACGAGGTGGACGCCTTCTGGTGCTTCGTCTCCTTCATGGAGCACATG AACTTTGAGGAGCAAATGCAGGGAATGAAGACTCAGCTGATCCAGCTCAGTACGCTGCTCAGGCTGCTGGATCCGTCCTTCTGCAACTATCTGG AATCTCAGGATTCCGGTTATCTTTATTTCTGCTTCCGCTGGCTGCTCATCCGCTTCAAGAGGGAATTCTCCTTCCACGACGTCCTCAGGCTGTGGGAG GTCATGTGGACGGGGCTGCCTTGTCACAACTTCCATCTCTTGCTCTGCTGTGCCATTCTGGACTCAGAGAAGAGCAAAATCATGGAGGAAAAGTTTGGCTTCAACGAAATCCTCAAA CATGTGAACGAGCTTTCCATGAAGCTGGACGTGGAAGATATCCTTCAGAAGGCTGAAAGCATCTGGTTGCAGATCAACCAGTGTCAG tgtgtgtgtgtgtggcccccGGTGCGTCCTCAGGGCCTGCCTCAGGCCGTGCTCAACATCCTGGCGTCGGACTCTGAAGCTCGCGGTTGCCGCGGCTCCAACCAGCGCGCGGCGTCCTCGGCCGCGCCCATGGCGGGAGCCTTGCATCGAGACAAACGTGCCTGCGCCACCTCCAGCGGACACTTGCGAGCCATGAACTCTCAGAATCTCAGCAAAGTGGCCTTCATGTCCTAG
- the LOC133156510 gene encoding TBC1 domain family member 15-like isoform X3, with protein sequence MAAESSAKVLFEQEGVFMHPCCDEEDKEEDFLVCGSLRIVEKDADVMLEFTPLEDSVDPSHILCAAKDSSSVMEWAQCGSRCPGEPGRRPVENQPSYEAEWDLINATSFKKKSCAAGSATGGHERGGRFFSVSLGQLAAVTLQEDPCGDVPSLLFTLKGYSSLPPLHFHQGGSRELLDSLRRVVALSECAEDESRLLISSPDKVLSQSFENLLEDNNFGLVQKFRKDPYVTTLGRFSKVTNYIFDAFRGTEEQHQRPPEEVAHLLGEIIPGLEINQQEEPGFEVVTRVDLGTRPQVSRSAPVSADAWNGHQDQDGRLMQVARLQESIFRGGLCHGVRKEAWKFLLGYFPWNSTLDERKSLQRSKTIGWPPVQAVPATRAGSDSGRLPRRCLETHVTAYAARCRRDEYFRMKLQWKSVSEEQERRNCRLRDYRSLIEKDVNRTDRSNRFFEGLDTPGLVLLHDVLMTYCMYDFDLGYVQGMSDLLSPIVFVMENEVDAFWCFVSFMEHMHQNFEEQMQGMKTQLIQLSTLLRLLDPSFCNYLESQDSGYLYFCFRWLLIRFKREFSFHDVLRLWEVMWTGLPCHNFHLLLCCAILDSEKSKIMEEKFGFNEILKHVNELSMKLDVEDILQKAESIWLQINQCQCVCVWPPVRPQGLPQAVLNILASDSEARGCRGSNQRAASSAAPMAGALHRDKRACATSSGHLRAMNSQNLSKVAFMS encoded by the exons ATGGCGGCCGAGTCTTCTGCTAAG GTTCTATTTGAGCAAGAAGGAGTTTTTATGCATCCCTGTTGTGATGAAGAAGACAAGGAAGAAGATTTTCTTGTTTGTGGTTCACTTCGAATAGTTGAGAAG GATGCGGACGTCATGTTGGAGTTCACGCCTCTTGAGGATTCCGTGGACCCGTCGCACATTTTATGCGCTGCCAAG GACTCCAGCTCGGTCATGGAGTGGGCCCAATGCGGCAGCCGGTGTCCGGGCGAGCCGGGTCGGCGGCCTGTGGAGAACCAGCCGAGCTATGAGGCCGAGTGGGACCTGATTAACGCCACGTCTTTCAAGAAGAAGTCCTGCGCTGCAG GTTCCGCGACGGGCGGTCACGAGCGCGGCGGACGCTTCTTCTCGGTCAGCCTCGGTCAGCTCGCAGCCGTCACGCTCCAGGAGGACCCGTGCGGCGATGTGCCCTCGCTGCTCTTCACACTGAAGGGATATTCATCGCTGCCACCTTTACACTTCCACCAGGGCGGCAGCAGAGAGCTGCTGGACAGCCTGAGGAGAGTCGTCGCGCTCAGCGA GTGCGCGGAGGACGAGTCTCGTCTGCTGATCAGCTCTCCCGACAAAGTTCTGAGTCAGTCCTTTGAGAATCTGCTGGAGGATAACAACTTCGGCCTGGTCCAG AAGTTTCGCAAGGACCCCTACGTGACCACCCTGGGCCGCTTCTCCAAAGTCACCAACTACATTTTCGATGCCTTCCGTGGCACGGAGGAGCAGCACCAGCGCCCCCCGGAGGAGGTGGCCCATCTACTGGGGGAGATCATCCCGGGCCTGGAGATCAACCAGCAGGAGGAGCCTGGCTTTGAGGTGGTCACCAGG GTGGACCTGGGGACGCGACCGCAGGTGTCACGGAGCGCTCCCGTGTCTGCCGACGCGTGGAATGGACATCAGGACCAGGACGGTCGCTTGATGCAAGTGGCCCGGCTCCAAGAGTCCATCTTCAGAGGG GGTCTGTGCCACGGGGTGAGGAAAGAAGCCTGGAAGTTTCTTTTAGGCTATTTTCCCTGGAACAGCACTCTGGATGAGAGGAAAAGTCTGCAGAGAAGCAAAAC GATTGGTTGGCCGCCGGTCCAGGCCGTGCCCGCGACTCGGGCCGGAAGTGACTCCGGCCGGCTCCCTCGCCGCTGTCTGGAAACGCACGTGACCGCGTATGCCGCTCGCTGCCGCAGGGATGAATATTTCCGCATGAAGCTGCAGTGGAAGTCGGTGAGCGAAGAGCAGGAGAGAAGAAATTGCCGGCTTCGAGACTACAGGAGTCTGATCG AGAAAGATGTCAACCGCACGGACAGAAGCAACCGGTTCTTCGAGGGGCTGGACACGCCGGGTCTGGTCCTCCTGCACGACGTGCTCATGACGTACTGCATGTACGACTTTGACCTGG GTTATGTGCAGGGCATGAGCGACCTTCTGTCACCCATTGTCTTTGTCATGGAGAACGAGGTGGACGCCTTCTGGTGCTTCGTCTCCTTCATGGAGCACATG CACCAGAACTTTGAGGAGCAAATGCAGGGAATGAAGACTCAGCTGATCCAGCTCAGTACGCTGCTCAGGCTGCTGGATCCGTCCTTCTGCAACTATCTGG AATCTCAGGATTCCGGTTATCTTTATTTCTGCTTCCGCTGGCTGCTCATCCGCTTCAAGAGGGAATTCTCCTTCCACGACGTCCTCAGGCTGTGGGAG GTCATGTGGACGGGGCTGCCTTGTCACAACTTCCATCTCTTGCTCTGCTGTGCCATTCTGGACTCAGAGAAGAGCAAAATCATGGAGGAAAAGTTTGGCTTCAACGAAATCCTCAAA CATGTGAACGAGCTTTCCATGAAGCTGGACGTGGAAGATATCCTTCAGAAGGCTGAAAGCATCTGGTTGCAGATCAACCAGTGTCAG tgtgtgtgtgtgtggcccccGGTGCGTCCTCAGGGCCTGCCTCAGGCCGTGCTCAACATCCTGGCGTCGGACTCTGAAGCTCGCGGTTGCCGCGGCTCCAACCAGCGCGCGGCGTCCTCGGCCGCGCCCATGGCGGGAGCCTTGCATCGAGACAAACGTGCCTGCGCCACCTCCAGCGGACACTTGCGAGCCATGAACTCTCAGAATCTCAGCAAAGTGGCCTTCATGTCCTAG
- the LOC133156510 gene encoding TBC1 domain family member 15-like isoform X6, translating into MAAESSAKVLFEQEGVFMHPCCDEEDKEEDFLVCGSLRIVEKDADVMLEFTPLEDSVDPSHILCAAKDSSSVMEWAQCGSRCPGEPGRRPVENQPSYEAEWDLINATSFKKKSCAAGEGSATGGHERGGRFFSVSLGQLAAVTLQEDPCGDVPSLLFTLKGYSSLPPLHFHQGGSRELLDSLRRVVALSECAEDESRLLISSPDKVLSQSFENLLEDNNFGLVQKFRKDPYVTTLGRFSKVTNYIFDAFRGTEEQHQRPPEEVAHLLGEIIPGLEINQQEEPGFEVVTRVDLGTRPQVSRSAPVSADAWNGHQDQDGRLMQVARLQESIFRGGLCHGVRKEAWKFLLGYFPWNSTLDERKSLQRSKTDEYFRMKLQWKSVSEEQERRNCRLRDYRSLIEKDVNRTDRSNRFFEGLDTPGLVLLHDVLMTYCMYDFDLGYVQGMSDLLSPIVFVMENEVDAFWCFVSFMEHMHQNFEEQMQGMKTQLIQLSTLLRLLDPSFCNYLESQDSGYLYFCFRWLLIRFKREFSFHDVLRLWEVMWTGLPCHNFHLLLCCAILDSEKSKIMEEKFGFNEILKHVNELSMKLDVEDILQKAESIWLQINQCQCVCVWPPVRPQGLPQAVLNILASDSEARGCRGSNQRAASSAAPMAGALHRDKRACATSSGHLRAMNSQNLSKVAFMS; encoded by the exons ATGGCGGCCGAGTCTTCTGCTAAG GTTCTATTTGAGCAAGAAGGAGTTTTTATGCATCCCTGTTGTGATGAAGAAGACAAGGAAGAAGATTTTCTTGTTTGTGGTTCACTTCGAATAGTTGAGAAG GATGCGGACGTCATGTTGGAGTTCACGCCTCTTGAGGATTCCGTGGACCCGTCGCACATTTTATGCGCTGCCAAG GACTCCAGCTCGGTCATGGAGTGGGCCCAATGCGGCAGCCGGTGTCCGGGCGAGCCGGGTCGGCGGCCTGTGGAGAACCAGCCGAGCTATGAGGCCGAGTGGGACCTGATTAACGCCACGTCTTTCAAGAAGAAGTCCTGCGCTGCAGGCGAGG GTTCCGCGACGGGCGGTCACGAGCGCGGCGGACGCTTCTTCTCGGTCAGCCTCGGTCAGCTCGCAGCCGTCACGCTCCAGGAGGACCCGTGCGGCGATGTGCCCTCGCTGCTCTTCACACTGAAGGGATATTCATCGCTGCCACCTTTACACTTCCACCAGGGCGGCAGCAGAGAGCTGCTGGACAGCCTGAGGAGAGTCGTCGCGCTCAGCGA GTGCGCGGAGGACGAGTCTCGTCTGCTGATCAGCTCTCCCGACAAAGTTCTGAGTCAGTCCTTTGAGAATCTGCTGGAGGATAACAACTTCGGCCTGGTCCAG AAGTTTCGCAAGGACCCCTACGTGACCACCCTGGGCCGCTTCTCCAAAGTCACCAACTACATTTTCGATGCCTTCCGTGGCACGGAGGAGCAGCACCAGCGCCCCCCGGAGGAGGTGGCCCATCTACTGGGGGAGATCATCCCGGGCCTGGAGATCAACCAGCAGGAGGAGCCTGGCTTTGAGGTGGTCACCAGG GTGGACCTGGGGACGCGACCGCAGGTGTCACGGAGCGCTCCCGTGTCTGCCGACGCGTGGAATGGACATCAGGACCAGGACGGTCGCTTGATGCAAGTGGCCCGGCTCCAAGAGTCCATCTTCAGAGGG GGTCTGTGCCACGGGGTGAGGAAAGAAGCCTGGAAGTTTCTTTTAGGCTATTTTCCCTGGAACAGCACTCTGGATGAGAGGAAAAGTCTGCAGAGAAGCAAAAC GGATGAATATTTCCGCATGAAGCTGCAGTGGAAGTCGGTGAGCGAAGAGCAGGAGAGAAGAAATTGCCGGCTTCGAGACTACAGGAGTCTGATCG AGAAAGATGTCAACCGCACGGACAGAAGCAACCGGTTCTTCGAGGGGCTGGACACGCCGGGTCTGGTCCTCCTGCACGACGTGCTCATGACGTACTGCATGTACGACTTTGACCTGG GTTATGTGCAGGGCATGAGCGACCTTCTGTCACCCATTGTCTTTGTCATGGAGAACGAGGTGGACGCCTTCTGGTGCTTCGTCTCCTTCATGGAGCACATG CACCAGAACTTTGAGGAGCAAATGCAGGGAATGAAGACTCAGCTGATCCAGCTCAGTACGCTGCTCAGGCTGCTGGATCCGTCCTTCTGCAACTATCTGG AATCTCAGGATTCCGGTTATCTTTATTTCTGCTTCCGCTGGCTGCTCATCCGCTTCAAGAGGGAATTCTCCTTCCACGACGTCCTCAGGCTGTGGGAG GTCATGTGGACGGGGCTGCCTTGTCACAACTTCCATCTCTTGCTCTGCTGTGCCATTCTGGACTCAGAGAAGAGCAAAATCATGGAGGAAAAGTTTGGCTTCAACGAAATCCTCAAA CATGTGAACGAGCTTTCCATGAAGCTGGACGTGGAAGATATCCTTCAGAAGGCTGAAAGCATCTGGTTGCAGATCAACCAGTGTCAG tgtgtgtgtgtgtggcccccGGTGCGTCCTCAGGGCCTGCCTCAGGCCGTGCTCAACATCCTGGCGTCGGACTCTGAAGCTCGCGGTTGCCGCGGCTCCAACCAGCGCGCGGCGTCCTCGGCCGCGCCCATGGCGGGAGCCTTGCATCGAGACAAACGTGCCTGCGCCACCTCCAGCGGACACTTGCGAGCCATGAACTCTCAGAATCTCAGCAAAGTGGCCTTCATGTCCTAG